A genomic window from Plectropomus leopardus isolate mb unplaced genomic scaffold, YSFRI_Pleo_2.0 unplaced_scaffold23786, whole genome shotgun sequence includes:
- the LOC121966262 gene encoding rho-related GTP-binding protein RhoA-C-like, which yields MCFSVDSPDSLENIPEKWTPEVKHFCPNVPIILVGNKKDLRNDEHTRRELAKMKQEPVKLEDGKEMSNHISAYGYQECSAKTKDGVREVFEMATRAALQAKKRGKKSTCLLL from the exons ATGTGCTTCTCTGTGGACAGCCCCGACAGTTTAG AGAATATTCCAGAAAAGTGGACACCTGAAGTGAAACACTTCTGTCCAAATGTCCCCATCATCTTGGTGGGCAACAAAAAAGATCTACGCAATGATGAGCACACCAGACGAGAGCTTGCCAAAATGAAACAG GAGCCAGTTAAACTTGAGGATGGCAAAGAGATGTCAAACCACATCAGTGCCTATGGCTACCAAGAGTGCTCTGCCAAAACCAAAGATGGCGTGAGGGAAGTCTTTGAGATGGCAACTAGGGCAGCATTGCAGGCCAAGAAACGTGGCAAGAAGTCCACCTGCCTTCTGTTATAG